One window from the genome of Cryptomeria japonica chromosome 6, Sugi_1.0, whole genome shotgun sequence encodes:
- the LOC131054829 gene encoding anamorsin homolog 1 encodes MESAAAVLLVTDSTSLPGRVVTWAIQAFQDKADEGNKLCVLTQANLLGEKLQFESSSLDVVVYISERNKFDKLNWLVELARVAKQGGLVFIQTLVAEEYQIAQMHASLERDLLLAGFIAPEVVNSVEGQCSSDGLQSFMMKAQKPTWKTGSTFSLKKKSLIESYSLPKPDITGLKLETIDDLEDLIDEDSLLSEEDLKRPVLPTVSDCEVGTKRKACKNCTCGRAEIEGKQEKLGLTADQLNNPQSACGSCGLGDAFRCGGCPYKGLPPFKLGETVALPGTLLTADV; translated from the exons ATGGAATCAGCAGCAGCAGTGTTGTTGGTGACAGATTCAACGAGTCTACCGGGCAGGGTGGTCACATGGGCTATTCAGGCATTCCAAGACAAAGCTGATGAGGGCAACAAATTGTGTGTACTAACACAGGCCAATCTGCTAG GGGAAAAGTTACAGTTCGAATCTTCCTCCTTGGATGTTGTGGTTTATATCTCAGAGaggaataaatttgataaattgaaTTGGTTAGTGGAGTTAGCGAGAGTTGCAAAACAAGGGGGCCTTGTGTTCATACAGACTCTTGTTGCTGAGGAGTAT CAAATAGCACAAATGCATGCCAGCCTGGAACGAGATCTTCTTCTGGCAGGTTTTATAGCACCAGAGGTTGTCAATTCTGTGGAAGGACAATGTTCATCTGACGGGCTTCAGTCATTTATG ATGAAAGCACAAAAGCCCACTTGGAAGACAGGGTCGACCTTTTCCCTCAAAAAGAAGTCTCTGATAGAATCATACAGTTTACCAAAACCTGACATAACAGGTCTAAAGTTGGAAACAATAGACGATTTGGAGGATCTCATAGATGAGGACAGTCTTCTGTCTGAAGAAGACTTGAAAAGACCAGTCTTGCCCACTG TTAGTGACTGTGAAGTTGGTAcaaagaggaaagcatgcaaaaattGTACCTGCGGACGAGCTGAGATTGAAGGAAAACAAGAGAAGTTAGGTCTGACTGCAGATCAGTTGAACAATCCTCAATCTGCCTGTGGAAGT TGTGGACTCGGAGATGCATTTCGGTGCGGTGGCTGCCCGTACAAAGGACTTCCTCCTTTCAAACTTGGAGAGACG GTAGCTCTTCCTGGCACACTCCTGACTGCTGATGTGTGA